The DNA segment gttgttgttgttgttgttgttgttttttttttgtttttttttttgtctgtggtATTAGTGTCTTGGGCAAGTTTCAGGTATGGATAATTAAATCCAGCCTGACAATATGTTCACCTTTGCATATGGTATTTGCTACTTCATGTCCCAAAGCCTGAACAAATTTCACGCCCCCACTAGTTACTGCATTTATGTGGTGAATGAAATAACTCCCTTATATAAATATAGCAGTTTGTAAAGTGTGCAGGAACCCTCCTGAATTAACAATGCTATACAGGGTGATTTTCATAATGAATCATGGCAATGATCACATACTAAAttgcaatattttatttattttgcatcttTGATCCATAGCACTTatataaaaaagcaataaagaaaATTCCTTACAACCAATACAATAAAAACTGTAATGCTTTGGGACACTTTATGTACATAAAATGAAACATTCCATTCAATTTCTGAAGAAATAATTGTACAATGGCCCCATGGATAATAAATCTATAAGACAAGATAATCTATTTAAATaatccaaacttcaaaatgctaGACTAACAGCTGGGGCAAGTCATGACAGTTCTATGGGTCTGATGAAATAACTGGCCTAACAATAACATACTATTTGGGATTTTTTGAAATACTTTGTGACTTGTTTGCTTGTGAAGCTGACACATTAAGAGCCCTACCTTGAGAGTCTGAGTAGACCACAATCTGGTAAATCTTATGAAGGACTAATTTTCTTTGGAACCAGTGGAAATTTTTGCCAGTGCTGCAGGATTCAGCCCACCCAGTGCACAAGTGCTGTGTAGGCTCCCTTGCATATTTCTTTCAAGGAATATCAATCCTGACCTGAAATGCCTGTAATCTTGTGCAGTGCTTTTGGCCTTTTGATGATAATGTCCAAATATTCCAGCTCAGTACTAGTTTGAGACCAGCAAATTTAGCTACATCTGTGACCCAGTACAAAAATTGTTCTCAGTCCTCCACAAGGGAAAACTTTGCCCAACCTTTTCAAATGTGACTTCCTAAATTTAGACACCTATATCTGCCTACAGAGGCTTACATATAAACTAATATATAGCTTACATATatattttcagagctgctgagcactcATTTGTTCTGCTGATGTAACAAAAATATACAGAAAGcaattaggatttttttaaagaaaacatttacaaGGGATATAAACCTTCATGCTTACGGGCATAACCCAACTGAAGAGGGCTGGGAAAAAAATTTCGTTATGGATAGGTTATTCCACATCTACCTACTTCATGTTCCTCTGAAGCATGTATCAGAGATGGCACACCAAACTAGCCTGACTTTTGGTTTGCTGTGATTTGATAGCTCCTATGCCCTTATGATCCAAGGTGAGAAGTAGATGCTCAGCAGCTCTGATAATCAGGCCATTTTTCTTCAGGTGCCTGAATATTATTTCGATGTCTAATTTTAGACTTCCAGCTGTTACAGTTTTGGCCTTACTGCTTTAAGTCACTTCTTAGTCTCCCTAATTTGAATCTATTCTCTTAACACATACTATCTTCATAAATTTATACACCATAAATTGGCTTGAAAAACAATATATAACTGGATGGCAAAATTGAAGGGTTTGAACAGAAGAGAGCCCTTTTGCCAGCTGAGTACTCGTAGCTGTTTGACAGCACAGTTCTCCGGTAAACAGGAAACATAGTGGAGACACCATTGTTTGCTTGGAGCGTATCGATCCTTAAACCTTTACAGTGGAAGAAAACACTGAGCACTCATTAGTTTATGCCAATTCATAATTTGGTCAATGAAACAACAAGATCTGTTCTCTTGTTTAAAACAGACTTTACAAATACTATGTCGGATCCTGAGCAGCTTTCCTGAAGCACCCAAGTCATTGAACCAGCTGAGTCTCAGGCCCAGTAAGTGCAACATTAAGCCTTTCCTAGCGTTAATACTTCTTCCTGAACTGAGTGACAGGAGTTCTTTTCTGAACTATTTTAAGTCAAAATACTTGCTAAATATGGTTCTTTGAGTTTCATATGTAGACAGCTTAATGAGATTATTTACCATGCACACCTGTTTTAATTCTCATGCCAAGTACCAATACAGTCTTCCGTAGTAAAATCAGGCAGTATATCAGAAATGAATATGCTATAGTTTTAATTAGTCATCTTTCAGTAGGTAAATGTCAGCTCCTAAAATATAGCCTGGATCATTCACTTTGGAATATTTCCATAAACTAGACAGCCCCAAGTTTTCACATGTGGCTTCTAATTATTGAATGCCACCATTTTGGGGAGCCCAATTTCCTTTGAAGAGCACATTCCTTCTTCTTTCTTTGAGACTAACATTCTGAATAGCTGCAGCTTTAGCTGAAGCCAGTAGGGCCACAGGTGCTCACCATGTCTCTAAACTCAAGCCTTAGTTGTGTTGATAGGCACGGGAGTTGCAggcctcttttgaaaatgtggcctcAAAGCTCTCATAATTTAAAAGTGTTGGGTAAGcttttttcagaagtgcttagtAGTGGACTCTCTCTGTTCCCAGCAATGGCAATTGGAACTTTTCTACTGACATGGTTGGAAGGAGAGTTAGCTTAATAATGAgagtttttgaaaaaacaaaacaaaacaaaactcagctgtgtGTTTATTACAAATGAACTTACAATGCACTAAAAATGCCAATTTCCACAGCACTGCTAAAGGCAAGTATGTTTTCAGAGATGTGGTTGATATTAGAATTAGCAGGCATAATCAAGTGACAATGTGTTACCATGTAAACCATTCACAGGTAATTTCAAAACTTGCAGTTTGTGTCAGATTCTTTAaaatgctctttttaaaaatttgccTTATGATGGCTTTAAATTAATTGGGAAATGTACAGACATTAAGAATTTTCACATCAGTGTAAGTGAAAACTGATTATTTCATAGTTAATTTCACAGGAGTGTGTTTTCCTCTGGATCAGCTCATTTCTCTGCTCACACAAGGACTTTTAAAGCAAACGAGCAAAGTAATAAATCAGCGCTGCACAACTAGCACTAGTGTCATGGACAAAGCAATACTTGTCTAGAAAAATGAGCATTTAGTTTCTATGCAACAAGATAAAAATGTGAAAACTGTCACCTTGTAACTAAATTTCCTGTTAGGTGCAAAGTTAGTGCAGTGTCGGCAACACTATGCactagggggcagggagggaaacgAGGCATAGGAAAATGTTTATAAACACAGCTCTTGGTGCATATCATGCAAACTGCTAACAGAATTGCAGTCTAATGCGGTGAATCATTTAGGCTTAGCTCACTGGGAGTACTCCTGCTCAGATTGGTAAAACTGGCCATAAGGGATTTAACTTTATAGGCATAGTAGTCCCTTAAATTCACTGATGGAACCTCTTTTATTCCATCACCAAAATCACAGCTCCTCATGGCACTTTCTAGCTGCTTCTGACGCCTATAAAAATGAGAGAATTTATTGAAGATGAGTGTTATAGGAAGCACTACCACCAAGATACCAGCTAAGATGCATGCAGACGCCGTCAGTTTGCCAGCAGTGGTTCCTGGGACAACATCTCCATAGCCAACTGTGGTCATGCTAACTGTAGCCCACCACCAGCAAGCAGGGATGGTGGCTAACCCCTcgttttcttctttttcaataGTATAAGCCACTACCGAGAATATGGAGATCCCAACAGAGAGGTACAGTAAGAGAAGCCCTACCTCTCTGTAGCTATACTTCAAAGTGGCCCCGAGAGACCTGAGGCCAGTTGAATGCCGAGCAAGTTTTAAGATGCGAAAAATCCTCATTAGTCTCAGGACTTGAGCTACTCTGCCTAGATTTGCTAAAGCTGGGCTACTTTCCACAACCAAATTAACAATTAAGgtaatgtaaaagggcaggatgGACATGAGGTCAATAAGATTCAGCGCATGCTTGAAAAACTTCAGGAAGTCAGGAGCCACTGCAAATCTTGCCACCAGCTCAAATGTGAACCATGCAATGCCAAAATGTTCCACGATGTCAAACCGAGGATCTTCCTCTGCCTTGCCCTGGCTATCAACCAGCTGGAAGTCCGGGAGGCTGTTCAGGCACATGGTCACAATAGACCCAAGAACAACTACTATTGACAGGACGCTAAATATTCGGCTCAAGACAGAGTAGCCGGGATTgtccagagccagccacagctgccgcCGGACGTTTCCAAAGGGCTGCTCGTCAAACTTGGCCGCATCGTTGTAGAAGGCCAAGATTTCATCAAAAGAAGACGAGCTGCTTTCCCGGTCGCTTTGCTCTTCCCATTTCTCTTGATCGGGCTCCATCTTCCGCCCATGGTAGCTGTAGCTGCAGCAGGAGTCAATGAAGAACTCGTTGATGCCCCAGTACTCGATCTCCTGGCTGAAGGAGAACACGCAGAGCTCGCCCATCACGTGGAGCTTGCCGGTGTTGTAAAAATGTAACACGTAGGGGAAAAGTTCGGGGTTCCGGTCGAAGTAAAACTCGTTCTGGGCGTCGTCATAGTCGTCGCAGAGCTCCAGGATCGACTCCTTGGAGTGGCAGCGCAGCAGTTTGCCCAGCCGGGTCTCGGGGAACCGCAGCAAGGTGTTGGAGCGCATCTTCTTCTTAAAGCCGCCCACGTTGATGCTGATCTCATTGTCTTCCGAAGGAGCCGGCGAGAAGGGCTCGGGGCTCGGCCCCGGCATAGTGAGCCTCTGCCACGGGGCGCCGGGAGCAGCCCTAGGACGGGAACAAGCGGCACATCAGCGCCGGCCGGGGCGAGCCCGTGgggatccccccccccccgcttttccTTCCTGTCTCTGACCCGCCCGCgcccgcgcccccgcccccgccagccgcGCCGCTCACGCCCCCCGGGCGGCCCTTCGCTCCCCAGGCGGGGTTCGCCCGGCGCCAGGCTGCTCAGCTGGGCGGCGGGTCCCCGAGCTCGCCGGGAAACCACCAGCTGGCCGCGGCTGGGCGCCGGCTCTTCGGTTCCCCGCCCCAGCGCGCGGACCGCGGCAGGGCCCCCGCCTCTCGCCCCCCCGCGCCCGCGGCCCCCTGGGCGGGCAGGGCTCCCGGGCAGCCGGCCCCGCGCCGCCCTACCTGTTCGCTCAGCGGCTGGGCGCCTGGCGCGTCCCGCGGCCCCGGGCCGGCATCGCGGCTGCCCCCCGCCTGCGCGCCGAGgcggggcgctggggctgggcagccgcctggggcgggggcgggggaggtggaggagggcagcGCCGGGGCTCCGGAGGCGGCTGCGCTCCCCTCAGCGGCGCCGGGCGGCGGGCGCGCCCATGCCCGCGGGCTGCCCGGGGCGGGGCTGGCGCGCGGCGGTGCTGAAGGGACAGCTCCCGCGCAGCGCCGCGCCGCACCGCCCCTCAGCGCAGCCGGGCCGCCGCCGCGCGCCAGCTCGTCATGGCGACCACcggccgcccccccgcccccccagcttcCCGCGCCGCCCGGCGCCCTGGCTGAGCTGTGAGGGCGCGAAGGCACcgcaggggcgggagggggtcCTGGCCCGCGCTCGCGCTCCCGCGCTGCCGGCAGTGGGACCGGCCCCCGCGCCcctcgccccctcccccgccggcgcCCCGCAAGCCCGGCCCCGCGCCCCGAGCCGGGGCACCCCGGGGGCGCGCGTGGGCGGGAGCGCCCGGagaggtcgggggagggggaCGGAACGGTGTGAGGGGCGCTGcatcgccccgccccgccccgccgcgcgcCCCCGAGGGGAGCAGGCgggaagcgccgtggccgcccgcgcGGGGCCTGTGGCAGCCCTTCCCCCCGCCCGCGCGGGGCCCCCGGGCAGCTCAGGGCGGCTCCAGAACGTCCGCGTGGCGCGGGCGGGAGGGGGCGCTGGCAGCCCGGCCGGCCGGCCAGGGCGAGTCCCAAAGGCCACAGGGAGTCAGGGGCCGCTGCCCCCGTCCCCACCCGGAGCCGCCTcttgctggggcagagcagcgcTGGTAGCCTCAGGCGCGAGGTGAGGAGCTGGTGGGACCTCCACTGGGCCCCCTCCGCAGCGGCACCGTTGTGCAGTAGGGCGGCTGGTCCAGCGCGCTGCTCGGAGACAGGACCCTTGCAAAGGTGCAATAGctacctggcccagccctggccagctgcactGTCATGCCCTGGGCGGGCTGCTGGTGAGCCTCCAGCACCTGCACTCTACCCGGTGTCAcgagaacggccacactgggtcaggccgaaggtccatccagcccagtagcctgtccaacgagagtggccagtgccagctgccccagagggagtgaacagagcagtgTCAGTGATGGAATGAGTGATCCAGCACTCTGCTACGGGGTCCCAGCTTCCCACAGGCCGAGGCTTAGGGGCATCATGGAGCACGGGGGTTGGGTTGCACTGCTGACTGTCTTGGACCTATGCACCATGTGGCTCATGACAAGGGGTAGTTCTAAGAGTGCTCACTGAAAGCTGGTGCTGGAAGCAGTACCAGTGACCAGGGCAAAATTAAGGGATTTCCTTAGCATGCCCCTTTCTGGGGTCTTGTGCCCTTTTCCCTTGTCCCAGCTTAGCCACAGCTCTAATAGACAGCTACACACTGCAAGGGGCAGATTATTtctctgtatggctacgtctacacgtgaagccaacatcgaaataggctattttgatgaataacggctacatgtcctccagggctggcaacatcgatgttcaacttcgacgttgcgcggcaccacatcgaaataggcgctgcgagggtacatc comes from the Carettochelys insculpta isolate YL-2023 chromosome 2, ASM3395843v1, whole genome shotgun sequence genome and includes:
- the KCNS2 gene encoding delayed-rectifier potassium channel regulatory subunit KCNS2 gives rise to the protein MPGPSPEPFSPAPSEDNEISINVGGFKKKMRSNTLLRFPETRLGKLLRCHSKESILELCDDYDDAQNEFYFDRNPELFPYVLHFYNTGKLHVMGELCVFSFSQEIEYWGINEFFIDSCCSYSYHGRKMEPDQEKWEEQSDRESSSSSFDEILAFYNDAAKFDEQPFGNVRRQLWLALDNPGYSVLSRIFSVLSIVVVLGSIVTMCLNSLPDFQLVDSQGKAEEDPRFDIVEHFGIAWFTFELVARFAVAPDFLKFFKHALNLIDLMSILPFYITLIVNLVVESSPALANLGRVAQVLRLMRIFRILKLARHSTGLRSLGATLKYSYREVGLLLLYLSVGISIFSVVAYTIEKEENEGLATIPACWWWATVSMTTVGYGDVVPGTTAGKLTASACILAGILVVVLPITLIFNKFSHFYRRQKQLESAMRSCDFGDGIKEVPSVNLRDYYAYKVKSLMASFTNLSRSTPSELSLNDSPH